Proteins from a genomic interval of Osmia bicornis bicornis chromosome 13, iOsmBic2.1, whole genome shotgun sequence:
- the LOC114875888 gene encoding protein Skeletor, isoforms B/C isoform X3, with amino-acid sequence MAERLVPSIYLPKTRVLPEFSRLAHGLRSENITILDSKTFYIPNLHYDGAAPNAYFWVGNGSEPNTFGVKVPSEIKSLAPLRSYQGEDIEIVLPTNLTVYDIDWLAVWCVDYKQNFGHVLIPKDLYVPPALGQTKITPPWWYDPTSSTPQPPLSKHELTNCKEMLEGRVQVQWEMIGDAIQIKVSGRIREDQYIAFGLSGQDGKAEMIGGDVVVVAYINKTGRFIAEDYYISAYAQCDGRKGVCPDVRIGGKNHADFVDGERNDGVTTVTYTRPLRTDEPMVDRAIPSTETSVIAAIGPLNVRGEANAHESFDMTTADIRIDFTSRNVHECTNSLYNLPDMPDIKPWPPILITNETTFSARIGPAAAKRGYTRLTGQPGWGIAWYINDKLIPEITVERGQTYTFIVEGGNNPTNPARYHPFYITDSPEGGFGQKTEEQQRAQRVFAGVKYDADGNPYPSAAGRYCEWVLKAGDTSANSETFESFFETLRLDCNEGQPAELNWTVTEETPDLVYYQCYQHNHLGWKIHVVGDAHAIVPLMSMVLTTLLVGILNFLR; translated from the exons ATGGCTGAGCGTTTGGTGCCGTCGATTTACC TGCCCAAGACAAGAGTGTTGCCGGAATTTTCGAGGTTGGCTCACGGTCTTCGAAGCGAGAACATCACCATCCTAGATAGCAAAACTTTCTACATCCCTAATTTGCATTACGACGGCGCTGCTCCGAACGCTTATTTCTGGGTCGGAAATGGCTCGGAGCCCAACACGTTTGGCGTCAAAGTGCCCAGCGAAATAAAAAG TTTGGCTCCGTTAAGATCGTACCAAGGAGAGGACATAGAAATTGTATTACCTACAAATTTGACTGTGTACGACATTGACTGGTTAGCAGTATGGTGCGTGGATTACAAGCAGAATTTCGGCCACGTCCTCATCCCGAAGGACCTCTACGTTCCACCAGCTCTTGGTCAAACTAAAATCACG CCGCCTTGGTGGTATGATCCT ACGAGCAGCACCCCGCAACCTCCTCTGTCCAAACACGAGTTGACCAATTGCAAAGAGATGCTGGAGGGTCGAGTTCAGGTGCAATGGGAAATGATAGGTGACGCTATCCAGATTAAGGTATCGGGACGTATCAGGGAGGACCAGTACATCGCGTTCGGTTTGTCCGGTCAGGATGGAAAGGCTGAGATGATCGGCGGCGACGTGGTCGTGGTCGCGTACATAAATAAAACCGGTAGATTCATCGCAGAAGATTATTACATATCAGCGTACGCGCAGTGCGATGGCAGAAAGGGAGTGTGCCCGGATGTAAGGATCGGAGGGAAGAATCATGCCGATTTCGTGGATGGAGAACGAAACGACGGAGTGACGACAG TTACTTACACGAGACCATTGAGAACGGACGAACCTATGGTGGACAGAGCGATACCGTCTACGGAAACGAGCGTGATCGCGGCGATAGGTCCTCTGAACGTGAGAGGAGAGGCTAATGCTCACGAGAGCTTCGACATGACTACCGCGGACATTCGTATTGATTTTACGTCGAGGAACGTCCACGAGTGTACAAATTCCCTCTACAACCTTCCGGATATGCCTGACATCAAACCCTGGCCACCGATACTGATTACCAACGAAACTACCTTCAGCGCGAGGATCGGGCCTGCTGCTGCCAAGAGAGGATACACGAGGCTCACAG GGCAACCTGGCTGGGGCATCGCGTGGTACATCAACGACAAGCTGATCCCAGAAATTACCGTGGAGAGAGGACAAACGTACACGTTCATAGTGGAAGGTGGAAATAATCCTACTAATCCAGCTAG GTACCATCCATTCTATATCACCGACAGTCCAGAAGGTGGATTCGGCCAAAAGACTGAGGAACAACAAAGAGCACAAAGAGTATTCGCCGGAGTGAAATACGACGCCGACGGAAATCCTTATCCAAGCGCGGCTGGTCGTTACTGCGAATGGGTTCTCAAGGCAGGCGATACCAGTGCGAACTCGGAAACCTTTGAGAGCTTCTTCGAAACCCTTAGACTTGATTGCAACGAAGGTCAACCAGCCGAACTCAACTGGACTGTAACCGAAGAAACCCCAGATTTAGTATACTACCAG tGTTACCAGCACAATCACTTAGGCTGGAAGATACACGTTGTCGGCGACGCACACGCAATCGTGCCATTAATGTCAATGGTTCTAACGACGCTCTTAGTAGGTATCTTAAACTTCTTAAGATGA
- the LOC114875887 gene encoding nuclear pore complex protein Nup107, whose translation MDTMNDSSENLERSVQGFNQENMQLKSFLRLSTKSTTPKRISLQNANHLRKELDDVHQLNDSARMLAKSYNNSKLMKIHDLMDIDSSITLAPHEIRDIMTTSEKNEFTLREMMEDSSATGIILKTKEPWREIMSKLYYDFLHSIQMNFSETQIFDTIADFIQNCSDTLDIMRGMQSKVETNEVSEEEISLQNERNTWRLIYCLYQNRINSINFTTVMEDDSEENNTYISEKVVIDNLFKTESYIREYQLIIDWLEKNALDDADKYPTTEQFTDKTLAWENTVRQLLTYKDKDQIPFRSSRPLVSSLDPDAPIREGKPLHDLDREDDARLEKRMFIEVRCGRLQKAQALAEHCGQPWRAACLLGWIPNHDPNYLNPLSDTKLPIEGNPNRSLWKLCAWELCQDKRVGQFYRSIYASLCGNVQQMLQVASSWQDALWAYMKALLDIKVERDARDLVAKSFTDMPEEYWKNEIYLEDVFKELHASKNPIIRTQSNKPDHLIQKYLILDQIPKLMEEIETMIDTKNCDPHFLRFLGHLIFFFRQIGKNTNDKVGDKVLLSYVRVLIEMDDPILIAFYTAMLPQEAQITNYASYLETIKDYEQRKKCLTAAEDANLNVEAITKLVVERIRSKDVDIDSADLKGAITDADIEKINALDWLIFYRSQREEALWQTNALIRYFLKNERIDAARKAFNKIPADTIESIVAEYPTMEGTLTNLTITNNLSRRASSSIREYLCYKIYLDAQEGFAEWFSHYHHGKPTPLEELPPYATFTEKVAYEHKQAQYNAEMERWKTTMQHHTKAVKQLLYNVLLFPDGGWLVDSNNNGDESCTPEEISRERQMEKLRELCIPKITLLLHSVMSEMNEHAGCIQLADILASEQYQLYKVFQKGRLREVFKKICESSLVLMDQKKDPWGYPK comes from the exons ATGGATACGATGAACGATAGTTCTGAAAATTTAGAACGATCTGTTCAAGGGTTCAATCAAGAAAATATGCAGCTTAAGTCATTTTTAAGGTTAAGTACGAAAAGTACAACTCCTAAGAGAATATCATTACAAAATGCTAATCATTTAAGAAAAGAATTGGACGATGTACATCAGTTGAATGATAGTGCCAGAATGTTAGCTAAATCATAtaacaattcaaaattaatgaaGATTCATGATCTCATGGATATTGATAGTTCAATAACACTTGCTCCTCATGAAATTCGAGATATAATGACTACCTCAGAAAAGAATGAATTTACATTGAGAGAAATGATGGAGGACAGCAGTGCAACCGGGATCATTTTAAAGACAAAGGAACCATGGAGAGAAATCATGTCTAAATTGTATTATGATTTTTTACATAGTATACAAATGAACTTTTCAGAGACACAGATATTTGATACTATAGCAGATTTCATACAAAACTGCTCAGATACCTTGGATATAATGAGAg GCATGCAATCCAAAGTGGAAACCAATGAAGTATCAGAAGAAGAGATTTCCTTgcagaatgaaagaaatacaTGGAGacttatttattgtttatatcAAAATCGAATAAATAGTATAAATTTCACTACTGTAATGGAGGATGATtcagaagaaaataatacttACATATCTGAGAAAGTTGTAATAGATAATTTATTCAAGACTGAAAGTTACATTAGAGAATATCAGTTGATAATTGATTGGTTGGAAAAGAATGCATTAGATGATGCGGATAAATATCCAACCACAGAACAGTTTACAGACAAAACTCTAGCATGGGAGAATACAGTGAGACAGTTACTTACATATAAAGATAAAGATCAGATTCCATTTCGTTCGTCTAGACCATTAGTATCATCCCTAGACCCAGATGCTCCGATAAGAGAGGGTAAACCTCTCCATGATCTGGATAGGGAAGACGATGCAAGACTCGAAAAAAGAATGTTTATAGAG gTGCGTTGCGGTCGTCTTCAAAAAGCACAGGCATTAGCGGAACACTGTGGGCAGCCTTGGAGAGCTGCCTGTCTTTTAGGATGGATACCTAACCATGATCCTAATTATCTGAATCCATTATCTGATACCAAATTACCAATTGAAGGAAATCCTAATAGAAGTCTTTGGAAGCTATGCGCGTGGGAACTGTGCCAGGATAAACGCGTAG GTCAATTTTATCGCTCTATTTACGCTAGTCTTTGCGGAAATGTTCAACAAATGCTTCAAGTTGCATCTTCGTGGCAAGACGCGTTATGGGCTTACATGAAAGCATTATTAGATATTAAGGTCGAAAGAGATGCGAGGGATTTAGTAGCAAAAAGTTTCACGGACATGCCAGAGGAGTATTGGaagaatgaaatatatttggaAGATGTGTTTAAAGAGTTGCACGCGTCGAAAAATCCAATCATTCGTACTCAATCAAATAAGCCTGATCATCTGATTcagaaatatttgatattaGATCAGATACCGAAATTAATGGAAGAGATAGAAACCATGATAGACACGAAGAACTGTGATCCTCACTTTTTAAGATTCTTAGGACATTTGATATTCTTTTTCCGACAAATTGGTAAAAATACAAACGATAAAGTTGGGGATAAAGTTTTACTGTCGTACGTTCGGGTTTTAATCGAAATGGACGATCCGATTTTGATCGCTTTCTACACAGCTATGTTGCCGCAAGAGGCTCAGATAACGAATTACGCAAGCTACTTGGAGACTATAAAAGATTACGAGCAACGAAAGAAATGCTTGACCGCGGCGGAGGATGCTAATTTAAATGTGGAAGCGATCACGAAATTAGTAGTAGAAAGAATACGTAGCAAAGATGTAGATATCGATAGTGCAGACTTAAAAGGCGCCATAACCGATGCGGATATAGAAAAGATTAACGCCTTAGACTGGTTAATATTTTATCGAAGCCAGCGGGAAGAAGCATTATGGCAAACTAATGCTCTCATTAGATACTTTTTGAAGAATGAAAGAATTGACGCTGCGCGAAAAGCTTTCAATAAGATCCCAGCGGACACCATAGAATCTATCGTGGCTGAATATCCAACTATGGAAGGCACACTGACGAACCTTACGATAACGAATAATCTATCAAGAAGGGCGTCTTCATCGATTCGAGAGTACCTGtgttataaaatatacttGGATGCGCAAGAAGGCTTTGCCGAATGGTTCTCTCATTACCATCACGGTAAACCTACCCCTTTAGAAGAATTACCACCATATGCCACGTTCACAGAAAAGGTTGCATACGAACATAAGCAAGCGCAATACAACGCTGAAATGGAAAGGTGGAAAACTACGATGCAACATCATACAAAG GCAGTTAAACAGCTGTTGTATAACGTATTACTATTTCCGGACGGTGGTTGGCTCGTCGATTCAAATAACAATGGTGACGAATCATGTACACCAGAAGAAATATCACGCGAACGACAAATGGAAAAATTACGAGAGCTTTGTATACCAAAAATTACCCTCCTTTTGCATTCTGTAATGTCCGAAATGAACGAGCACGCTGGATGCATTCAGCTAGCAGATATTCTTGCCTCCGAACAGTATCAACTTTACAAA GTATTCCAAAAGGGGCGGCTACGGGAAGTGTTCAAAAAAATCTGTGAATCATCCCTAGTTTTGATGGATCAGAAGAAAGATCCTTGGGGTTATCCAAAATGA
- the LOC114880166 gene encoding protein BCCIP homolog yields MAAPVKKRDIQRNIDNRSSDDDDQSSSNSEDNEQDVPQEQGMEIQVDFEGRNPLDPDYHGIKTLLKQLFLKAHIDLGGLTDLIISQNYVGSVVKQSEDLEISDDEESDINDVFGITTVINLSNGQNYLCVQQLRDLLRQMANEHATDATNTMIKHVLENDSEALGLLINERFVNIPAQISVPLLENLVSEIKRANSRKMPFNFSYYILICKLYKTQDKKIQKRLKNKKKDNVEEPIIIWSNPEEEIFAEEATVSFEFSVEKDSDSGLCGTWSEGDDEMTPYRRVLLLDANKLEPIIDKIKNQIS; encoded by the exons ATGGCTGCTCCGGTAAAGAAACGCGATATTCAACGAAATATCGACAACAGAAGTAGTGATGACGATGATCAGAGTTCATCAAACAGCGAGGATAATGAACAAGATGTACCACAAGAACAG GGAATGGAAATTCAAGTAGATTTTGAGGGAAGAAATCCATTAGATCCAGATTATCATGGCATTAAGACCCTTTTAAAGCAGCTCTTTTTGAAAGCACACATTGATTTAGGTGGTCTTACAGACTTGATTATTTCTCAAAACTATGTGGGTTCAGTTGTCAAACAATCGGAGGATTTAGAAATTTCAGATGACGAAGAGAGTGACATTAATGATGTATTTGGTATCACCacagtaattaatttatccaATGGACAA aattatCTTTGTGTACAACAACTCAGAGACTTGCTAAGGCAGATGGCTAATGAGCATGCAACGGATGCAACAAACACCATGATAAAACATGTTCTTGAAAATGATTCTGAAGCATTAGGCTTATTAATTAACGAAAGATTTGTTAACATTCCAGCTCAAATTTCTGTACCGCTATTGGAAAACTTAGTTTCAGAAATAAAACGGGCGAATAGCAGAAAAATGCCCTTCAATTTCTCGTATTATATACTGATATGCAAACTGTATAAGACACAAGACAAGAAAATACAAAAGagactgaaaaataaaaagaaggaCAATGTAGAGGAGCCTATCATTATATGGAGTAATCCGGAGGAAGAAATTTTTGCTGAAGAAGCTACGGTTAGTTTCGAATTTTCGGTAGAAAAAGATTCGGATAGTGGTTTATGTGGAACATGGAGCGAGGGGGATGATGAAATGACGCCCTATAGAAGGGTGCTTTTGTTGGACGCCAACAAACTTGAACCAATTATCgacaaaataaaaaaccaAATTTCTTAA
- the LOC114880165 gene encoding shootin-1-like has product MNKTELNIVLSTEPAKTSSSVIHSHIPVPRITNAIKVQERCPPPRRGSFEKLSRGVSVAAQRASFEKLDAAVQLRSRNNNLSSSSIEMRNSAEKLASSTFNCKTNHEPIAIAKLNRSNSLESKWKSKYEESEKRRKLLLQKSEAANKEHAELEKKYQQLQKQNNTLHTQVQDKEQKLQKLRTVSEAVCKEYEQLKHQYDVETGAMHKAMQQASQWYRQNRELKRRSQIITQKFLQVNPEGAVDIELSDEVDSNFEDLDELRETVRELSKEIARLQTELHSARLQEFEAQEQVTHLTTQLEEERTLRQKCEEKVNEMKVHKENMERVTKMVAEEVQALKAQCDRERENAKIMKIEAERVQKERNVLAHQSALLMAEVGDDPNGRLLTVLQEVESLKRSLEEEQQNHASHIQMLEEKLEEKESNVEFEIVEEKLKLAESELEVANQRAERAEQLVENLEGVVQSLKEKISEMEEKLSKPPPPPLPPPPPPPMFNNNGGQSSIKLLTREKMNSERNAVTDMESMLGITKKTPTVTQQPAIDDIINQIKGGRFTLKQTDKQREEERKRRQEAESAPPAVSEMLNILGTMRRRAKPVKQSFPSTDPPT; this is encoded by the exons ATGAATAAAACAGAACTGAACATTGTGCTGAGCACAGAACCGGCAAAGACATCCTCGAGCGTAATTCACTCGCACATTCCAGTGCCGCGGATCACGAATGCGATTAAAGTACAGGAAAGATGTCCTCCGCCTCGAAGAGGATCTTTCGAAAAGCTATCAAGAGGCGTATCCGTCGCGGCTCAAAGGGCATCGTTCGAGAAGCTCGATGCTGCGGTTCAATTACGATCGAGGAACAATAATTTGTCGAGTTCGAGCATCGAGATGCGAAACTCCGCGGAGAAGCTCGCCTCGTCGACGTTCAACTGCAAGACGAACCACGAACCGATCGCTATCGCTAAATTAAACAGGAGCAACAGCCTGGAGAGTAAATGGAAGAGCAAATACGAGGAATCCGAGAAGAGGAGGAAATTGTTGCTACAGAAGAGCGAGGctg CGAATAAAGAACATGCCGAATTGGAGAAGAAATATCAACAATTGCAGAAACAAAATAACACTCTGCATACACAGGTCCAAGATAAAGAACAAAAGCTACAGAAGTTGCGAACAG TTTCTGAGGCAGTATGTAAAGAGTACGAGCAATTGAAGCATCAGTACGATGTCGAGACTGGTGCGATGCATAAAGCGATGCAACAAGCATCTCAG TGGTACAGACAAAATCGTGAATTGAAGAGACGATCTCAGATTATAACGCAAAAATTCCTCCAAGTAAATCCGGAAGGAGCAGTAGATATTGAATTATCAGACGAAGTGGACTCGAATTTCGAGGATCTCGATGAGCTAAGAGAAACTGTCAGGG AATTGAGTAAAGAGATAGCGAGGCTTCAGACCGAATTGCATTCCGCTCGTCTTCAAGAATTCGAAGCCCAGGAACAGGTGACCCACTTAACAACCCAATTGGAGGAAGAAAGAACTCTCAGGCAGAAAT GTGAGGAGAAAGTGAACGAGATGAAGGTACACaaagaaaatatggaaaggGTTACCAAAATGGTCGCTGAAGAGGTGCAGGCGTTGAAGGCTCAATGTGATCGCGAAAGGGAGAACGCGAAGATAATGAAAATCGAGGCAGAAAGG GTGCAAAAGGAAAGGAACGTGCTGGCTCATCAAAGCGCCCTTCTGATGGCCGAAGTTGGTGACGACCCGAATGGAAGACTGTTAACCGTGTTACAAGAAGTGGAATCATTGAAGAGATCATTAGAAGAAGAGCAACAGAATCATGCTTCCCATATACAAATGCTGGAAGAGAAACTGGAAGAGAAGGAATCGAACGTGGAGTTTGAAATAGTTGAGGAGAAGTTGAAGTTGGCTGAATCAGAATTAGAAGTTGCTAATCAAAGGGCAGAAAGGGCTGAACAATTGGTGGAGAACTTGGAAGGTGTGGTTCAAAGTTTGAAGGAGAAGATCAGCGAAATGGAAGAGAAGCTTTCCAAGCCACCTCCACCTCCTCTACCACCACCTCCACCGCCACCAATGTTTAACAATAACGGTGGTCAATCGTCCATCAAGTTGCTGACGAGGGAAAAAATGAATTCGGAACGGAATGCGGTGACCGACATGGAAAGTATGCTTGGTATCACCAAGAAAACACCGACGGTTACGCAACAACCTG CTATCGACGATATTATAAATCAGATAAAAGGTGGACGATTCACGTTGAAACAGACGGAC AAACaaagagaggaagaaagaaaaaggagacaGGAAGCGGAAAGTGCACCACCTGCTGTCTCggaaatgttaaatattttaggTACCATGAGAAGAAGAGCCAAACCAGTAAAGCAATCTTTTCCATCAACAGACCCACCTACATAA